The following are from one region of the Atribacterota bacterium genome:
- the pth gene encoding aminoacyl-tRNA hydrolase yields the protein MFLLVGLGNPGKRFAQTRHNVGFRVLERFGEDFHLCWKKENGIEWATWILEGQPVYLLKPLTFMNRSGEGLCFFLTRRCFLTPELVVVHDDLDFPPGVIRIKRGGGSGGHRGVESIMAAWGSADFVRVRVGIGRPSFKEEVVEYVLSVPEGEEVRALVEGEKKAKEALRCIIEKGLERAMNCFNVSGKGTE from the coding sequence GTGTTTCTCCTGGTGGGATTAGGCAATCCGGGCAAACGATTCGCCCAGACACGACACAATGTTGGCTTTCGAGTTTTGGAACGTTTTGGAGAAGATTTTCATCTTTGCTGGAAAAAAGAGAATGGGATTGAGTGGGCAACCTGGATTTTGGAAGGTCAACCAGTTTATCTTCTCAAGCCTCTCACCTTTATGAATCGAAGTGGAGAGGGGCTCTGTTTTTTTTTAACTCGCCGTTGTTTTTTGACTCCAGAACTGGTGGTGGTGCACGATGACTTGGATTTTCCTCCTGGAGTGATCCGAATTAAGAGAGGGGGAGGTTCAGGAGGCCATCGTGGTGTTGAGTCGATCATGGCTGCCTGGGGAAGTGCCGACTTTGTTCGGGTGCGGGTTGGAATCGGCCGCCCATCCTTCAAGGAAGAGGTTGTTGAGTATGTGCTGAGTGTGCCAGAAGGCGAAGAGGTACGTGCTCTTGTTGAAGGTGAAAAAAAAGCGAAAGAAGCATTGCGCTGCATTATTGAGAAGGGTCTGGAGAGAGCGATGAACTGCTTTAATGTTTCTGGGAAGGGGACTGAATGA
- a CDS encoding 50S ribosomal protein L25: MEDKVTIQLFQRTPEEKGKGGSRRLRKAGWIPAVLYSKDSRGGKGELVKLPAREFEKVLYARHASHHLLSLSLDGKEKRSIIKEIQRNPVKNEVWHIDFYEVKADQKISLSVPVVVKGEAKGVKEGGILEVVTTELEIECLPETIPEAIVVDVSNLEIGDAVHVRELSVPQGVVVAESPDEVVVVITPPEVVAEVSVSAEETVEPKVISKGKAEKEEARGE; encoded by the coding sequence ATGGAAGACAAGGTTACGATTCAATTATTTCAGAGAACCCCCGAAGAGAAGGGGAAGGGTGGATCACGCCGCCTGCGAAAGGCTGGATGGATTCCAGCAGTGTTATACTCCAAAGACAGTCGGGGTGGAAAAGGAGAACTGGTCAAACTGCCGGCAAGAGAGTTTGAAAAAGTGCTCTATGCACGTCACGCTTCGCATCATCTTTTGTCGCTTTCCCTTGACGGAAAGGAGAAAAGGAGCATTATTAAGGAGATACAGCGAAACCCCGTAAAGAATGAGGTATGGCATATCGATTTTTATGAAGTCAAGGCTGACCAGAAGATTTCTCTTTCGGTACCGGTAGTGGTTAAAGGTGAAGCAAAGGGTGTTAAAGAAGGTGGTATTTTAGAGGTCGTGACCACTGAACTCGAGATTGAGTGCCTTCCCGAAACCATTCCTGAAGCCATCGTTGTGGATGTCAGTAACTTGGAAATCGGAGACGCTGTCCATGTCCGGGAACTTTCAGTACCCCAGGGTGTAGTGGTTGCAGAAAGCCCGGATGAGGTTGTGGTGGTCATTACCCCGCCTGAGGTGGTGGCAGAGGTCAGTGTGAGTGCAGAGGAAACCGTTGAACCGAAAGTTATTTCTAAAGGAAAAGCCGAAAAGGAAGAAGCCAGGGGTGAATAA
- a CDS encoding ribose-phosphate pyrophosphokinase, which yields MFGFVEIAQHLKVFSGTANPFLAQEICWYLDIPLGKVDVGRFPNGEIRVRIEESVRGCDVFVVQPTSPPANDHLMELLIMIDALNRASAERITAVIPFYGYCKQDRKTKGREPISAKLVANLLTTAGVNRVLTMDLHAGQIQGFFDIPVDNLAAQSLLARYFSAKGLKDIVVVSPDVGGTARARNFANFLGVDLAVIDKHRPSYSEVMVMNVIGEVKGKNAIMVDDLIDTAATLVEGAEALLKHGAKRVYACATHPLFSEPALERIGQSCIEEVVVTNTICCDQEMLRRRVQDRVKVLSVAPIFAEAIKRIHGERSVSELFI from the coding sequence ATGTTTGGTTTTGTTGAAATTGCACAGCATCTCAAGGTTTTTTCCGGGACGGCTAACCCCTTTTTGGCACAGGAAATATGCTGGTACCTGGATATTCCCCTTGGCAAAGTTGACGTAGGTCGCTTTCCAAACGGAGAAATTCGGGTGCGGATTGAGGAAAGCGTCAGGGGATGCGATGTTTTTGTGGTTCAGCCTACTTCTCCTCCAGCGAATGACCATCTGATGGAACTCCTGATCATGATTGATGCGCTGAATCGGGCTTCGGCTGAGCGGATCACCGCGGTTATCCCGTTTTATGGATATTGTAAGCAGGATCGTAAAACCAAAGGGAGAGAACCGATTTCTGCAAAACTGGTGGCCAACCTCCTGACCACAGCAGGAGTAAATCGGGTTTTGACCATGGACCTTCACGCCGGGCAAATTCAGGGTTTTTTTGACATTCCGGTTGATAACCTGGCAGCACAGTCACTCTTAGCTCGTTATTTTTCGGCGAAGGGGCTAAAAGATATTGTCGTGGTCAGCCCTGATGTGGGGGGGACAGCTCGAGCGCGCAATTTTGCCAATTTTCTGGGTGTGGATCTTGCTGTGATTGATAAACACCGGCCCAGCTACTCTGAAGTCATGGTCATGAATGTCATTGGAGAAGTGAAAGGGAAAAATGCCATCATGGTTGATGACCTCATTGATACCGCCGCGACGCTCGTAGAAGGAGCAGAAGCACTTCTGAAGCATGGAGCCAAAAGGGTCTATGCGTGTGCCACGCATCCCCTTTTTAGTGAGCCGGCTCTGGAGCGGATCGGTCAATCATGTATCGAAGAGGTGGTGGTGACGAATACCATTTGCTGTGACCAGGAAATGCTTCGTCGTCGGGTTCAGGATCGAGTAAAGGTACTCTCGGTAGCACCCATTTTTGCTGAGGCGATCAAACGGATTCATGGGGAACGCTCGGTGAGCGAACTCTTTATATAA
- the glmU gene encoding bifunctional UDP-N-acetylglucosamine diphosphorylase/glucosamine-1-phosphate N-acetyltransferase GlmU, which produces MQKWCLVILAAGQGKRMRSPLPKVFLPVLGKPLMEYLLDVTESLGFAKRLAVFSPSFLEEAKKTFGGRVEVVTQEIPRGTAHAVKSALPFCDAGIEWVLTVYADMPLLPRDTIEAMIHFVEAQHVDVVFLTAVSPNPGGFGRVIRDEKGFPLGVVEEKDCTPQERLIREVNVGVFAFRKEILGAILEAIRDENQQKEFYLTDAVAVGRKKGFSVQAFQVEWREEFLNVNSPADLAGVFGLVREQKVASLWVKGVKILDPQSVYIDWDVEVESDVWLYPGAVIEGKSAIGRGTRIGPFARIVDSVVGQNSVIEYSVVEHAYLEDDVLVGPFAHLRPGTMLGKGVRIGNFVEVKNSQIGEGTKALHLSYLGDAQVGREVNVGAGTITCNFDGKKKNPTFIEDRVFIGSNNSLVAPVRIGEGAYTAAGSTITRDVPPYALGIGRAKQVNVEEWAKRKRGEEK; this is translated from the coding sequence GTGCAAAAGTGGTGTTTGGTGATTTTGGCTGCCGGTCAGGGGAAACGGATGCGTTCTCCTCTTCCCAAGGTTTTCCTCCCTGTTCTGGGTAAGCCGCTGATGGAATATTTGCTCGATGTAACCGAATCGCTTGGATTTGCAAAGCGTCTGGCGGTGTTCTCTCCTTCTTTTCTTGAGGAAGCAAAAAAAACTTTTGGAGGTAGAGTGGAAGTTGTGACTCAGGAGATTCCCAGGGGTACGGCACATGCTGTAAAAAGCGCTTTGCCTTTTTGTGATGCTGGTATTGAGTGGGTGCTGACCGTATATGCTGATATGCCTCTTCTTCCCCGGGATACCATAGAAGCGATGATTCATTTTGTCGAAGCACAGCATGTCGATGTGGTCTTCCTGACGGCCGTTTCACCCAATCCTGGAGGTTTTGGAAGGGTGATTCGGGACGAAAAAGGTTTTCCCTTAGGGGTGGTAGAGGAAAAAGATTGTACGCCGCAGGAACGTTTAATTCGTGAAGTCAATGTGGGCGTGTTTGCTTTTCGGAAAGAAATTTTGGGAGCAATCCTGGAGGCGATTCGGGATGAAAATCAGCAGAAGGAGTTTTACTTAACTGATGCAGTAGCAGTGGGCCGGAAAAAGGGGTTTTCTGTGCAGGCTTTTCAGGTAGAATGGCGAGAAGAATTTCTGAATGTGAATAGTCCTGCAGATTTAGCTGGTGTTTTTGGGCTTGTGCGTGAGCAGAAAGTTGCTTCGCTATGGGTAAAAGGAGTGAAGATTCTTGATCCACAGTCGGTTTATATTGACTGGGACGTTGAGGTTGAAAGTGATGTGTGGTTATATCCCGGAGCCGTGATTGAGGGAAAGAGTGCAATTGGGAGGGGAACGAGAATTGGACCTTTTGCCAGGATTGTGGACAGTGTCGTTGGTCAAAATAGTGTCATCGAATATAGCGTGGTTGAACATGCTTACCTTGAAGATGATGTGCTGGTTGGTCCGTTTGCTCACCTTCGTCCGGGTACAATGCTTGGTAAGGGGGTGCGGATAGGCAATTTTGTGGAAGTGAAAAATTCTCAGATTGGTGAAGGAACAAAGGCACTCCACTTAAGTTACCTTGGTGATGCACAGGTGGGAAGAGAGGTCAACGTTGGGGCAGGCACCATTACCTGTAATTTTGATGGGAAGAAAAAAAATCCCACCTTTATCGAGGATCGGGTCTTTATAGGGAGCAATAATTCGCTCGTGGCTCCGGTTCGAATCGGGGAAGGAGCATATACTGCGGCCGGTTCGACAATTACCCGGGATGTCCCTCCGTATGCCCTGGGGATAGGAAGGGCAAAACAGGTAAACGTTGAGGAGTGGGCGAAAAGAAAGCGAGGAGAGGAGAAGTAA
- a CDS encoding HD domain-containing phosphohydrolase → MSDFKVLLVDDEPVIIEVIAKYLETWGYEVQSAGNGKEALEIFEGHPHAYRIIITDLSMPEMDGFEMITALRNRLSYVYPYIIVLSGHGEEEAVIRALECGADDFLEKPVSAKKLFAYLRSGLRKLTWSTLDVVLELPLKIIEMQDGHTGKHVRDIRILSFILARAYSERYEVEDLRFAERLRIASAFHDIGKIIISTDLLRKPGPYTPEERKLVENHTFYGADILKEAIMRHPENEILKTCYEVALYHHERFDGSGYPYGLRGEEIPLSARIVAVADVFNALTSARHYRPAYSLDEAYAIMEKERKRFDPKVFSILFEYRSFFRAVKGNK, encoded by the coding sequence GTGAGCGATTTTAAAGTTCTTCTTGTGGATGACGAACCGGTTATCATAGAGGTCATTGCAAAATACCTTGAAACATGGGGATACGAAGTGCAAAGCGCCGGAAATGGAAAGGAAGCGCTGGAAATATTTGAGGGGCATCCTCATGCCTATCGAATTATCATCACCGATCTCAGTATGCCGGAAATGGATGGTTTTGAAATGATTACGGCGTTACGTAACCGGCTTTCCTATGTTTATCCATATATTATCGTCCTTTCTGGTCATGGTGAAGAAGAAGCCGTCATCCGTGCTTTAGAATGTGGTGCCGATGATTTTCTGGAAAAACCGGTATCGGCAAAAAAACTCTTTGCCTATCTCCGCTCTGGGCTTCGTAAACTTACCTGGTCAACACTTGATGTGGTACTTGAACTACCCTTAAAAATCATTGAAATGCAAGATGGCCATACTGGGAAACATGTTCGCGATATTCGTATTCTCTCCTTCATCCTTGCTCGTGCTTATAGTGAGCGTTACGAAGTGGAGGATCTTCGATTTGCGGAACGACTCCGAATCGCTTCCGCTTTCCATGACATCGGGAAAATTATTATCTCCACCGACCTTCTTCGTAAACCTGGTCCTTATACTCCTGAGGAACGGAAGTTGGTCGAAAATCATACGTTCTATGGAGCAGATATCCTGAAAGAAGCTATCATGCGCCATCCCGAAAATGAAATACTCAAGACCTGTTACGAAGTAGCCCTCTATCATCATGAACGCTTTGATGGTTCGGGATATCCCTATGGTCTGCGAGGCGAAGAGATTCCGCTTTCGGCTCGGATTGTGGCGGTAGCAGATGTGTTTAATGCTTTGACATCTGCACGTCATTATCGTCCTGCTTATTCCCTGGATGAAGCATATGCCATAATGGAAAAGGAAAGGAAGCGTTTTGATCCTAAAGTCTTTTCCATCCTTTTTGAATACCGTAGTTTCTTCAGGGCAGTAAAGGGGAATAAGTAA
- a CDS encoding chemotaxis protein CheX: protein MITELGSALQEVLSAFGLELGEFKIIKEDMHLVTGVLCVITGLLECNGERKGIMSLEFDEKAASFLLGIMIGDVSGLSSEMGLSALSELATMICGSFLTRLNVMMVATPPTGVMGGVVRGILNTMPAEKVSLFIGGGLLLAGLSVS, encoded by the coding sequence ATGATTACCGAACTGGGCAGTGCGCTTCAGGAAGTACTCTCGGCATTTGGTCTTGAGTTGGGCGAGTTTAAAATTATTAAAGAAGATATGCACCTGGTAACAGGTGTCCTCTGTGTCATCACCGGTCTTCTGGAATGTAATGGAGAACGGAAGGGAATTATGAGCCTGGAGTTCGATGAAAAAGCGGCTTCGTTTCTCCTTGGCATCATGATTGGCGATGTTAGTGGGCTTTCTTCTGAAATGGGTTTAAGCGCCCTTTCAGAACTCGCTACCATGATATGTGGCTCGTTTTTGACTCGTCTCAATGTGATGATGGTAGCTACTCCCCCCACCGGGGTGATGGGTGGGGTAGTGCGGGGAATACTGAATACCATGCCAGCAGAAAAAGTTTCTTTGTTTATCGGAGGAGGGTTGCTTTTGGCTGGTCTGAGCGTTTCGTAA
- a CDS encoding chemotaxis protein CheX yields the protein MSEAEIYEIVQDFIEATQEVCVQLLGVGIREISKREVEISQIQFDGVVAVVGFSGGFSGRFWLGVPESFLNMLYGTMSGHPSSSWEEQILAVSEFGNLVAGHALTRVNNRFPGKNVRPAPPSSFWGERLVFFNFGMRGSHVVFETPHGHVEMNILLEENA from the coding sequence ATGAGCGAGGCAGAAATCTACGAAATTGTACAGGACTTTATTGAAGCAACGCAAGAAGTTTGTGTACAGCTTCTCGGTGTAGGTATTCGCGAGATTTCGAAAAGAGAAGTGGAAATTTCCCAAATTCAGTTTGATGGTGTTGTGGCTGTGGTCGGTTTTTCGGGAGGGTTTTCAGGGAGATTCTGGTTGGGTGTTCCAGAATCCTTTCTCAACATGCTGTATGGAACCATGAGTGGTCATCCATCATCGTCCTGGGAGGAACAAATCCTGGCAGTGAGTGAGTTTGGAAACTTAGTTGCTGGTCACGCCCTTACCAGAGTGAATAATCGTTTCCCAGGCAAAAATGTACGACCTGCGCCACCAAGTTCGTTCTGGGGAGAACGACTGGTATTCTTCAACTTTGGCATGAGGGGCTCGCATGTTGTTTTTGAAACTCCTCATGGCCATGTGGAGATGAATATTTTGCTGGAGGAAAACGCATGA
- a CDS encoding response regulator — protein sequence MRVLVVDDSPLVRNMVKKACMGSKFEVIGEAKNGEEAVALYRELNPDIVTLDVTMPVKDGLQAAEEILMLNPEAKILLLSAMGDENLLKKAMNMGIHVSLQKPFTAQRLLEVLEDLARG from the coding sequence ATGCGGGTCCTGGTAGTGGACGATTCACCCCTTGTCAGAAATATGGTCAAAAAGGCCTGTATGGGTTCAAAATTTGAGGTGATTGGAGAAGCTAAAAACGGAGAGGAAGCGGTAGCACTCTATCGGGAACTCAACCCCGATATTGTAACGCTCGATGTCACCATGCCTGTCAAAGATGGCCTACAAGCAGCGGAGGAAATCTTGATGCTAAACCCCGAAGCAAAAATTTTACTTCTCAGCGCCATGGGAGACGAGAATCTCTTGAAGAAAGCCATGAACATGGGAATTCATGTGTCTCTTCAAAAGCCATTTACTGCTCAAAGGCTCCTTGAGGTTTTGGAGGATTTAGCGAGGGGGTAG
- a CDS encoding chemotaxis response regulator protein-glutamate methylesterase → MEKWRVLVVDDSALMRKVLTRIIAASPDFEVIDVARDGEDAVEKARTLHPDVITMDVNMPKMDGLTALQIIVEEAIAPVVVVSSLTQDGSVTTFEALELGAFDCVAKPGGTVSTNVYLVQEELLEKLRAACKASRKKRILQRLAQRKAVSPVEKKVFRHRQPFLSFSAVAIGISTGGPKTIYDVLPFLPAELNAAVFLVQHMPPAFTKSYAERLNTYCALRVVEAENGMLVEPGVVYVGKGGYHLKVGRKGEEILILLSTIPKHMFMPSVDVMMMSVLEVFGERMVGVLMTGMGDDGAEAMVRIRQSGGYTIAESEETAIVFGMPQEAIVRGGTDVVLPSYQIYREIVKKVGTR, encoded by the coding sequence TTGGAAAAGTGGCGAGTACTGGTAGTCGATGATTCAGCCTTGATGCGTAAGGTGTTAACTAGGATCATTGCAGCGTCACCAGATTTTGAAGTGATCGATGTTGCCCGAGATGGAGAAGATGCGGTGGAAAAGGCCCGGACATTGCACCCAGATGTTATCACCATGGATGTCAATATGCCTAAAATGGATGGCTTGACAGCCCTCCAGATTATCGTAGAGGAAGCCATCGCTCCTGTGGTGGTGGTCTCTTCTCTTACCCAGGATGGTTCCGTAACGACTTTTGAAGCACTGGAGCTTGGGGCGTTTGATTGTGTGGCCAAACCTGGTGGAACGGTTTCGACTAATGTTTATCTGGTGCAGGAAGAACTCCTGGAAAAGTTGCGCGCTGCCTGTAAAGCTTCCCGAAAGAAACGCATTCTGCAAAGACTTGCTCAGCGAAAAGCGGTTTCTCCCGTTGAAAAAAAGGTGTTCCGTCACCGGCAACCGTTCCTTTCCTTCTCAGCCGTGGCCATTGGGATATCCACTGGAGGGCCAAAAACCATTTATGATGTATTACCATTCCTTCCAGCCGAGTTGAACGCGGCGGTGTTTCTCGTCCAGCACATGCCTCCTGCTTTTACGAAATCTTATGCGGAGAGGCTCAATACTTACTGTGCTCTTAGAGTGGTGGAAGCAGAAAATGGTATGTTGGTGGAGCCAGGAGTGGTATACGTGGGGAAAGGGGGATATCACCTCAAAGTAGGACGTAAAGGAGAAGAAATTCTGATTCTCCTTTCCACCATTCCCAAACATATGTTCATGCCTTCGGTGGATGTGATGATGATGTCGGTACTGGAAGTTTTTGGTGAACGAATGGTAGGGGTGCTCATGACAGGTATGGGGGACGATGGTGCTGAAGCCATGGTGAGAATACGCCAGAGTGGAGGGTATACCATCGCTGAATCTGAAGAAACGGCGATCGTTTTTGGTATGCCCCAAGAAGCCATCGTAAGAGGTGGGACGGATGTGGTTCTTCCGTCGTACCAAATTTATAGAGAGATTGTGAAAAAGGTGGGAACGAGGTGA
- a CDS encoding chemotaxis protein CheW has product MLATAEAKYVTFAIAGEMYAVPVEYVREIVRVPKVTRVPLTPAYVRGVANLRGEILPVMSIRQRMGFEEEDLETSKVVVLDWKGRTLGVVVDRTAQVIQITEDRIEEASTASELVRRVIRTGETLQMILEIEKLFTMGVSEAHFDARSGEARTVDKKFDEKRVEEYVQIVSFALAGEEYAFPIQDVQEIIRYARPTEVPDVPPHVKGVIHLRSTVLPIVDLRTMLALPAASTDEFTKVIVLRLRGRQFGLIVDRIHEVLRVRKSEIQKPPSLFEQAGKKGIAGIVRKEEQTIMILRSDALLSEEVAGLSQEGGERSREAKTIGREVETQYIIFRVAEERYGVDIEEVREINRIATITRVPRAPEFLEGVMNLRGEVTPIVDLRRHFGLIQGKRDESTRIIVAEIEEKKTGLIVDAVEGVEKIPQSAISTVPEVVLSGESGRFIKNVARLEEEIILILDLNRIFSEREIETMAKILEGETKEEPQKRVPKKALKRFQEGE; this is encoded by the coding sequence ATGCTTGCTACAGCTGAAGCGAAGTATGTCACCTTTGCCATTGCCGGGGAAATGTATGCTGTACCAGTTGAATATGTGCGGGAAATCGTTCGGGTTCCCAAAGTGACCAGGGTTCCACTGACACCGGCATATGTGCGGGGGGTTGCCAATCTTCGGGGGGAAATCCTCCCAGTGATGAGTATTCGGCAAAGAATGGGTTTTGAGGAAGAGGACCTCGAGACTTCTAAGGTGGTTGTCCTTGATTGGAAGGGGAGAACGCTGGGAGTAGTCGTGGATCGTACAGCGCAGGTGATTCAGATTACGGAAGACCGGATAGAGGAAGCTTCAACGGCGAGCGAACTGGTGCGCAGGGTTATTCGTACCGGCGAAACACTGCAGATGATCTTAGAGATAGAAAAACTCTTTACCATGGGTGTTTCGGAAGCGCATTTTGACGCTCGTTCTGGAGAAGCTCGAACTGTTGACAAGAAATTCGATGAAAAACGGGTGGAGGAATATGTGCAAATTGTAAGCTTTGCACTGGCTGGCGAAGAATATGCATTTCCCATTCAAGATGTTCAAGAAATCATTCGTTACGCTAGGCCAACTGAAGTACCGGATGTACCACCCCATGTCAAAGGAGTGATTCATCTCCGGAGCACCGTCCTTCCCATCGTTGATCTGCGTACCATGCTCGCTCTTCCTGCGGCAAGCACGGATGAGTTTACCAAGGTCATTGTCCTCCGATTGCGCGGGAGGCAATTTGGACTCATCGTTGACCGCATTCATGAAGTTTTGCGGGTACGCAAAAGTGAGATTCAGAAGCCACCTTCCCTGTTTGAACAGGCTGGCAAAAAAGGAATTGCCGGTATCGTGCGCAAAGAGGAACAGACCATAATGATTCTACGCAGTGACGCCTTGCTTTCAGAAGAAGTTGCGGGGTTGTCTCAGGAGGGAGGAGAACGGAGTCGGGAAGCGAAAACCATAGGTCGAGAGGTAGAAACGCAGTACATCATTTTCCGGGTGGCGGAAGAACGGTATGGTGTTGATATTGAGGAGGTACGAGAAATCAACCGCATTGCTACCATTACCAGAGTTCCCCGAGCTCCAGAATTTCTGGAAGGAGTGATGAATCTTCGGGGTGAAGTGACCCCGATTGTGGATTTGCGCAGGCACTTTGGTCTTATCCAGGGTAAGCGGGACGAATCCACCCGAATTATCGTGGCCGAAATCGAGGAGAAAAAGACCGGTTTGATTGTTGATGCAGTGGAGGGTGTGGAAAAAATCCCGCAGAGCGCTATATCCACCGTGCCCGAAGTCGTGTTATCGGGTGAGTCGGGAAGGTTTATCAAAAACGTCGCTCGTCTGGAAGAGGAAATCATCCTTATCCTTGACCTTAATCGGATTTTTAGTGAGAGGGAAATTGAAACGATGGCGAAAATCCTGGAGGGGGAAACCAAAGAGGAACCTCAAAAAAGGGTACCGAAAAAAGCGCTGAAAAGGTTTCAGGAAGGAGAGTAA
- a CDS encoding methyl-accepting chemotaxis protein — MVQKKLAVPETKGGAKSVQTRTGIRSVEEEELQVKRDEARQRAQERARARTLAKRQAMAERISSAAEELLAGVEEASSAVEELAKAMEQIAAGAEQASSAADESRAAVNQIRASAENIQNMAQDMVRSGRDAQNTLGLMNESIQGLIGAIEESATKNEESAALIRKLEEQSNRIEEIVKTVVMIADQTNLLALNAAIEAARAGEHGSGFAVVADEVRGLAEISERSAREITGIVGDIKQAVVQTVQDIQKIVEDSRSQVELGREVTEQLEDIVQRFVEMNVHMERILRDMNECADAAQELLESSEQVASGSEEMSSAAAQSSKAVEEQSKAFAQTSTAAQELVELAEELKTSTDTEKSSETLASAAEELSSNIEELSSSAQEIGTALQQLEKGAHILSESTERSRQIVEVLAKKVEDLRMVVEGDLNLLQQLSEKIAQNRVSVEKMIEGISFASESYTKASGNVEALSERARRIGKTVDTIDKVTIQTNMLAVNGFIEAARAGEYGKGFAVVANDIRTLANESGSNAEQIKDLVTNIQYQVQLVASDIADSAKVAAGEVGKARETTKLLESVRKAMLDLTSRFDTVAKELEQIASAIEETGKAIEQINSSAVESASAIEEAAKGAREQAKGVEELAKAIEEIAAIADELQHEAEV, encoded by the coding sequence ATGGTTCAGAAAAAGCTGGCGGTTCCGGAAACAAAGGGAGGGGCAAAGAGTGTTCAGACTCGGACAGGTATTCGCTCGGTAGAGGAAGAAGAGCTTCAAGTCAAAAGAGACGAAGCACGACAACGAGCTCAGGAGAGGGCTCGGGCGAGAACCTTGGCTAAACGTCAAGCCATGGCTGAGCGTATTTCCAGTGCGGCTGAGGAGTTACTCGCTGGAGTGGAAGAGGCGTCATCTGCGGTGGAAGAATTGGCCAAGGCTATGGAGCAGATCGCGGCTGGGGCTGAGCAGGCTTCCAGCGCTGCGGATGAGTCGCGAGCGGCGGTGAACCAGATTCGGGCAAGTGCTGAAAACATCCAGAACATGGCTCAGGACATGGTTCGAAGCGGCAGAGATGCTCAGAATACACTGGGATTGATGAACGAGAGTATTCAAGGTCTCATCGGGGCTATTGAAGAATCGGCTACGAAAAACGAGGAATCGGCTGCGCTCATTCGCAAGCTCGAGGAACAATCAAATCGGATTGAGGAAATCGTCAAAACGGTGGTCATGATTGCCGATCAAACCAATCTTTTGGCGCTCAACGCTGCCATTGAGGCGGCCAGAGCAGGAGAACACGGTAGCGGTTTTGCGGTGGTTGCTGACGAAGTCCGGGGATTGGCGGAGATATCCGAACGTTCAGCCCGGGAGATTACTGGTATTGTGGGAGACATCAAGCAAGCTGTGGTGCAAACGGTACAGGATATTCAAAAGATTGTGGAGGATTCTCGTTCTCAGGTGGAGCTGGGACGTGAAGTGACTGAACAACTTGAAGACATTGTTCAGCGTTTTGTGGAAATGAATGTCCACATGGAGAGGATTTTACGGGATATGAATGAATGCGCCGATGCCGCCCAGGAACTTCTGGAATCTTCCGAGCAGGTGGCCAGTGGCTCGGAAGAGATGAGTTCGGCTGCAGCGCAATCCTCAAAGGCGGTTGAGGAACAGAGTAAAGCCTTTGCGCAAACGAGTACTGCAGCGCAGGAACTGGTCGAACTTGCCGAAGAATTGAAAACCTCTACCGATACCGAAAAGTCTTCGGAAACTCTGGCTTCCGCAGCAGAGGAGCTCTCTTCGAACATTGAGGAACTTTCAAGTAGTGCGCAAGAGATTGGTACTGCTTTGCAGCAGCTGGAAAAGGGTGCCCACATTCTCTCTGAATCCACCGAACGTTCCAGGCAGATTGTGGAAGTTCTGGCCAAGAAGGTAGAGGATCTGCGGATGGTAGTTGAAGGTGATTTAAATCTTTTGCAACAACTCTCGGAGAAAATAGCCCAGAATCGAGTGAGTGTGGAGAAGATGATTGAGGGGATCTCCTTTGCATCGGAGTCCTATACAAAAGCATCCGGTAATGTGGAAGCTCTTTCTGAGCGTGCTCGACGTATTGGGAAAACGGTGGATACCATCGATAAGGTTACCATACAGACCAATATGCTTGCGGTCAATGGATTTATTGAAGCAGCCCGAGCTGGGGAGTATGGCAAAGGTTTCGCAGTGGTGGCCAACGATATCCGGACCCTGGCCAACGAATCGGGGAGCAATGCCGAACAGATCAAAGACCTGGTAACCAATATTCAGTACCAGGTTCAGCTTGTTGCGAGCGATATCGCTGATTCAGCTAAAGTTGCTGCCGGTGAAGTAGGAAAAGCTCGGGAAACGACCAAGCTTCTCGAGAGCGTCAGAAAAGCGATGCTCGACCTAACCTCCCGGTTCGATACCGTGGCAAAGGAGCTGGAACAGATTGCTTCCGCGATTGAAGAGACCGGTAAGGCCATCGAACAGATCAATTCTTCTGCTGTCGAGTCGGCTTCAGCTATTGAAGAAGCAGCCAAGGGTGCTCGGGAACAGGCAAAAGGGGTGGAGGAGCTGGCCAAGGCGATTGAGGAAATTGCTGCCATTGCTGATGAACTCCAACATGAAGCGGAGGTGTGA